From the genome of Hymenobacter sp. PAMC 26628, one region includes:
- a CDS encoding enolase C-terminal domain-like protein: MPTWTLTALDLPLRFVWKISRNASAAKTNLVVQVAGRGHTGRGEAAPNVRYAESPALLEAQFGALQAAGLERVETLEEFDALLGAHPVAHALSFALEAALVQWLAARAGQPVWQWLGVPPPAAATPTAFTLPIMPPGEVAAFLAVQRAARFKLLKVKVDAAGGLDLLREVARVLPGHPLLVDGNEAWADADGLLEFLAHTRAVRGLHMALLEQPLPAARAADYRYLRSRAGVPLLADESVTDTADFEEIAQQFHGVNVKLMKAGGYRRGVELLRSTRAHGLRPMLGCMVETSLGIAAALQISALADVHDLDGILIIKDEPFGLVHEADGALVLA, translated from the coding sequence ATGCCCACCTGGACCCTTACCGCCCTCGACCTGCCGCTGCGCTTCGTCTGGAAGATTTCCCGCAACGCCTCCGCTGCCAAAACCAACTTGGTAGTGCAGGTGGCCGGCCGCGGCCACACCGGCCGGGGCGAAGCAGCGCCCAACGTACGCTACGCCGAGTCGCCGGCGCTGCTCGAAGCGCAGTTTGGGGCCCTGCAAGCGGCCGGTTTGGAGCGGGTGGAAACGCTGGAAGAGTTCGACGCTTTGCTGGGGGCCCACCCCGTGGCCCACGCCCTGAGTTTTGCCCTGGAGGCGGCGCTGGTGCAGTGGCTGGCCGCGCGCGCCGGGCAGCCGGTGTGGCAGTGGCTGGGCGTGCCGCCGCCGGCCGCCGCCACGCCCACGGCCTTCACGCTGCCCATCATGCCGCCCGGCGAGGTGGCCGCATTCTTGGCAGTGCAGCGGGCGGCGCGGTTTAAGTTATTGAAAGTGAAGGTAGACGCTGCTGGAGGCCTCGACTTGCTACGCGAAGTGGCCCGGGTACTGCCCGGCCACCCGCTGCTCGTGGACGGCAACGAGGCCTGGGCCGACGCCGACGGCCTGTTGGAGTTCCTGGCGCACACCCGCGCTGTGCGGGGCCTGCACATGGCCCTGCTGGAGCAGCCCCTGCCTGCTGCCCGCGCCGCCGACTACCGCTACCTGCGCTCTCGGGCCGGTGTGCCGCTGCTGGCCGACGAATCGGTGACGGATACGGCTGATTTTGAAGAAATCGCTCAGCAATTCCACGGCGTGAACGTGAAGCTGATGAAGGCCGGCGGCTACCGGCGCGGCGTTGAGCTGCTGCGCAGCACCCGTGCCCACGGCCTGCGTCCCATGCTGGGCTGCATGGTCGAAACCAGCCTGGGCATTGCCGCTGCCTTGCAAATCAGCGCCTTGGCCGACGTGCACGACCTCGACGGTATCCTTATTATCAAGGATGAACCGTTTGGCTTGGTGCACGAAGCCGATGGGGCTCTGGTGCTAGCCTGA
- a CDS encoding ATP-dependent Clp protease adaptor ClpS, with the protein MTTRPQIEFDEDVLLLEETAEPRSLVVYNDEVNTFAHVTKTLIDVCQHQPEQAEQCTLLIHYKGKCSVKNGSYEELEPLCTAIHDRGISADIS; encoded by the coding sequence ATGACGACCCGCCCCCAAATTGAGTTCGATGAGGACGTATTGCTGCTCGAAGAAACCGCCGAGCCGCGCAGCCTCGTGGTGTACAACGACGAGGTGAACACCTTCGCCCACGTCACCAAAACCCTGATCGACGTGTGCCAGCACCAACCCGAGCAGGCCGAGCAGTGCACCCTGCTCATTCACTACAAAGGCAAGTGCAGCGTCAAAAATGGCTCGTACGAGGAGCTGGAGCCCCTGTGCACGGCCATTCATGACCGGGGCATTTCGGCGGATATCTCTTAG
- a CDS encoding M61 family metallopeptidase, with translation MSNLKYVPRLLALALCAGLAPAALRAQTAPPRPRPALAKPAAIKAKPTTPAKPAAKAPRAPAKAAPLGPAVRYAVAFPNAAHHEARITATFAGLPPGPLRVRMARSSPGRYALHDFIKNVYYVVATDGADHPLPTARPDAYGWDVTPGPDGTVVFHYTLYANRSDGTYAGIDLQHAHLNAPAVFCYALGLESRPVEVQFNALTDWKIATQLRPAGEKNTFYAPNWAYLMDSPTMLGAQQVRTWDEGDQAITLAVMGPDAPAAVDAYQQRVQQVVKEEKAIFGELPTYDFGRYTFLANYLPQAKSDGMEHRNSTSLTAPRDLQGANALRNLGTVAHEFFHSWNVKRLRPKDLEPFNFQRTNMSDALWLAEGFTQYYGELTLRRTRNYDDAAFFDKVSAWVSERLNSPGARYTSAVGMSQQAVFTDSGASIDPVNTDNTYLSYYYYGAGLALALDLELRRDHRATLDQYMQALWQQYGKKQANFAPTHPYTLPDLQRVLGEVAHDTTYAGQFFRRYVYGHEQPRFAEDLQAAGLDAVPTHQLALGEQVGFDQQGRCLVADNALIGSGLYKAGLDVGDQLVMLDDKPLRAPADLDAVLRRHAPNQIVSAQVRTRTGAERSLQLLLNETATVQVQRSEAGAKPLAPAQQALRDAWLASQVR, from the coding sequence ATGAGTAATCTGAAGTACGTCCCGCGTTTGCTCGCCCTGGCCTTGTGCGCCGGCCTGGCCCCCGCCGCGCTGCGGGCCCAAACGGCGCCCCCGCGGCCGCGGCCCGCCCTAGCCAAGCCAGCGGCGATTAAGGCCAAGCCCACTACGCCGGCCAAACCCGCCGCTAAGGCCCCCAGGGCCCCGGCCAAGGCGGCCCCATTGGGCCCCGCGGTGCGCTACGCGGTGGCGTTTCCAAACGCGGCGCACCACGAGGCGCGCATCACGGCTACGTTTGCGGGGCTGCCGCCGGGGCCCCTGCGGGTGCGCATGGCGCGCAGCTCGCCGGGGCGCTACGCACTGCACGATTTCATTAAAAACGTGTACTACGTGGTGGCCACGGATGGCGCCGACCACCCGCTGCCCACGGCCCGCCCCGACGCCTACGGCTGGGACGTGACGCCGGGGCCCGACGGCACGGTGGTGTTTCACTACACGCTGTACGCCAACCGCAGCGACGGCACCTACGCCGGCATCGACTTGCAGCACGCGCACCTGAACGCGCCGGCCGTGTTTTGCTACGCGCTGGGGCTGGAAAGCCGCCCGGTGGAAGTGCAGTTCAACGCCCTGACCGACTGGAAAATAGCCACCCAGCTGCGGCCTGCGGGTGAAAAGAACACCTTTTATGCCCCCAACTGGGCCTACCTCATGGACAGCCCCACGATGCTGGGGGCCCAGCAGGTGCGCACCTGGGACGAGGGCGACCAAGCCATTACCCTAGCCGTGATGGGCCCCGACGCGCCCGCCGCCGTAGACGCCTACCAGCAGCGCGTGCAGCAGGTAGTGAAGGAAGAAAAGGCCATTTTTGGCGAACTGCCGACGTATGATTTTGGGCGCTACACCTTCCTGGCCAACTACTTGCCGCAGGCCAAGAGCGACGGCATGGAGCACCGCAACTCGACGTCGCTGACGGCCCCGCGCGATTTGCAGGGCGCCAACGCACTGCGCAACCTGGGCACGGTGGCGCACGAATTTTTCCACTCCTGGAACGTGAAGCGCCTCCGACCCAAAGACTTGGAGCCCTTCAACTTCCAGCGCACCAACATGAGCGACGCGCTGTGGCTGGCCGAGGGCTTCACGCAGTACTACGGCGAACTGACGCTGCGCCGCACCCGCAACTACGACGATGCGGCGTTTTTCGACAAGGTCAGCGCCTGGGTGAGCGAGCGCCTCAACAGTCCCGGGGCCCGCTATACCTCGGCCGTGGGCATGAGCCAGCAGGCCGTATTCACCGATTCGGGGGCGAGCATCGACCCCGTGAACACCGACAATACCTACCTTAGCTACTACTACTACGGCGCCGGCCTGGCCCTGGCCCTCGACCTGGAGCTGCGCCGCGACCACCGCGCCACCCTCGACCAGTACATGCAGGCGCTGTGGCAGCAGTACGGGAAAAAGCAGGCCAACTTCGCCCCCACCCACCCCTACACCCTGCCCGATTTGCAGCGGGTGCTGGGCGAGGTGGCCCACGACACGACCTACGCGGGCCAGTTTTTCCGGCGCTACGTGTACGGCCACGAGCAGCCGCGCTTCGCCGAAGATTTGCAGGCCGCGGGGCTGGACGCGGTGCCCACCCACCAGCTGGCCCTGGGCGAGCAAGTGGGCTTCGACCAGCAGGGCCGCTGCCTAGTGGCCGACAACGCCCTCATCGGCTCGGGCCTGTACAAGGCCGGCCTCGACGTGGGCGACCAGCTGGTGATGCTGGACGACAAGCCGTTGCGGGCCCCCGCCGACCTCGACGCCGTGCTGCGCCGCCACGCGCCCAACCAAATTGTAAGCGCTCAGGTGCGCACCCGCACCGGCGCCGAGCGCTCGTTGCAGCTGCTGCTCAACGAAACGGCCACCGTGCAGGTGCAGCGCTCGGAAGCCGGTGCCAAACCCCTCGCCCCCGCCCAGCAAGCCCTGCGCGACGCCTGGCTGGCCAGCCAGGTGCGCTAG
- a CDS encoding DUF6799 domain-containing protein yields MKRFLLVAGTAGALAGAPRLAVAQQGGYPVATTAQTQFVYQNGVVVRREGPTTTPLTQNVRLANGTKINYKSGIVEFPGGKLTTLKEGDFVRPDGGLVFATPNSAATARGDGSAPSSASFNTYTLPTRVVPGNATAETGALQLRVQLLERKVELLNRKVALLTQGQAASPAAHQIDLDLAALDAQLQAGK; encoded by the coding sequence ATGAAGCGTTTTCTTTTGGTAGCTGGCACAGCCGGTGCATTGGCGGGGGCCCCGCGCCTAGCCGTGGCCCAACAGGGCGGCTACCCGGTGGCCACCACGGCCCAAACGCAATTTGTGTACCAAAATGGCGTGGTGGTGCGGCGCGAGGGCCCCACCACCACGCCCCTCACCCAGAATGTGCGCCTGGCCAACGGCACCAAAATCAACTACAAAAGCGGCATCGTGGAGTTTCCGGGCGGCAAGCTCACGACGCTCAAAGAGGGCGACTTTGTACGGCCCGATGGCGGGCTTGTGTTTGCCACGCCGAATAGCGCCGCTACAGCCCGCGGCGACGGCTCAGCGCCCTCCAGCGCTTCGTTCAATACCTACACGCTGCCCACCCGCGTTGTGCCCGGCAATGCCACGGCCGAAACCGGGGCCCTCCAGCTGCGCGTGCAGCTCTTGGAGCGCAAAGTAGAATTGCTCAACCGCAAAGTCGCGCTGCTCACCCAGGGCCAGGCCGCTTCGCCTGCCGCTCACCAAATTGACCTCGACCTGGCAGCGCTCGATGCCCAGCTGCAAGCTGGCAAATAG
- a CDS encoding dicarboxylate/amino acid:cation symporter, with protein sequence MKLSRVAVAALVLLLLAVLLTVLVQTGPLALPAAVPVAARWAALGALALAVSPRRSLTLWIVLSMLVGIEIGHDAPAVALPLKVLSDAFLRLVKTIIAPLVFATLVVGIAGHANLKQVGRMGLKALVYFEVVTTFALFIGLAAINFTKAGVGIKHVAVVEKADAIAAAAPQTAADIILHIFPENIAKSVAEGQVLQVVVFAIIFAIGLALTPEKPRRVMLEICESLSEVMFKFTNVVMFFAPLGVGGAMAYTVAKMGFGPLLNAFQLLLTLYGALIGFVLLVLLPVALLMRIPLRRFVAAVAEPVSIAFATTSSEAALPRAMEAMESIGVPRRIVAFVMPTGYSFNLDGTTLYLSLAAVFVAQAAGVTLSFSDQMLLVFTLMLTSKGVAGVPRASLVILLATLPSFNLPAWPVFIILGIDALMDMARTAVNVLGNCLASAVVARWEGEFIDDYQGPDPAALPEPMAVVGH encoded by the coding sequence ATGAAGCTTTCGCGCGTTGCCGTTGCGGCCCTGGTTTTGCTCTTGCTGGCCGTTTTGCTCACCGTTTTGGTCCAAACCGGGCCACTGGCCCTGCCGGCCGCCGTGCCCGTGGCCGCCCGCTGGGCCGCGCTGGGGGCCCTGGCACTGGCCGTGTCCCCACGCCGCTCGCTCACGCTCTGGATTGTGCTGAGCATGCTGGTGGGCATCGAAATTGGGCACGACGCCCCCGCCGTGGCCCTGCCTTTGAAAGTGCTCAGCGACGCGTTTCTGCGGCTCGTGAAGACCATCATCGCCCCGCTGGTGTTTGCCACGCTGGTGGTGGGCATTGCCGGCCACGCCAACCTCAAGCAGGTGGGCCGCATGGGACTTAAAGCCTTGGTTTACTTCGAAGTAGTGACGACCTTCGCTCTGTTCATCGGGCTGGCGGCCATCAATTTCACCAAGGCCGGGGTGGGCATAAAGCACGTGGCAGTGGTCGAGAAAGCCGACGCCATTGCCGCCGCTGCGCCCCAAACCGCGGCCGATATCATCCTGCACATCTTCCCCGAGAACATTGCCAAATCGGTGGCCGAGGGCCAGGTGCTGCAAGTGGTGGTATTCGCCATCATCTTCGCCATCGGCCTCGCCCTCACCCCCGAAAAGCCCCGGCGCGTGATGCTGGAAATCTGCGAAAGCCTGTCGGAGGTGATGTTCAAGTTCACCAACGTGGTGATGTTTTTTGCGCCCCTGGGCGTGGGCGGCGCCATGGCCTACACGGTGGCCAAAATGGGTTTCGGGCCCCTGCTCAACGCATTTCAATTATTGCTCACGCTCTACGGGGCCCTCATCGGCTTCGTGCTGCTGGTGCTGCTGCCGGTGGCGCTGCTCATGCGCATTCCGCTGCGGCGCTTTGTGGCGGCGGTAGCCGAGCCGGTGAGCATCGCCTTCGCCACCACCAGCAGCGAGGCCGCCCTGCCGCGCGCCATGGAGGCCATGGAAAGCATCGGGGTGCCGCGCCGCATCGTGGCCTTCGTGATGCCGACGGGCTACTCGTTCAACCTCGACGGCACCACGCTCTACCTCTCGTTGGCGGCCGTGTTCGTGGCTCAGGCGGCGGGGGTCACGCTCTCGTTTAGCGACCAGATGCTGCTGGTGTTCACGCTCATGCTCACCAGCAAAGGCGTGGCCGGGGTGCCGCGCGCCTCGCTCGTGATATTGCTGGCCACGCTGCCGTCGTTCAACTTGCCGGCCTGGCCGGTGTTCATCATCCTGGGCATCGACGCGCTGATGGACATGGCCCGCACTGCCGTGAACGTGCTCGGCAACTGCCTGGCCTCGGCCGTGGTGGCCCGCTGGGAAGGCGAGTTCATCGACGACTACCAGGGCCCCGACCCAGCCGCGCTGCCCGAGCCCATGGCCGTCGTGGGGCACTAA
- a CDS encoding GAF domain-containing protein, giving the protein MPVSAVDAAAAAPFVTGAAPGGPGPGPSAFPFATALSLEPLLAYWRARETDTNPGLALLARAIARQAARTPALRGPLSDPAVLDHAHDLLETMMLAVFPTAAMGSAISGAVPPFGRTSFYYTPRFAEVMLNKEHAIKQPLNLDLAQTDVYMARMAYQLVLHRVYGVQLPAAGAIIFTVPDYKIGLYRHYGVSIDSSFMQVRVVGEAPVLTPAQCELLGHQRHNLAVWRELLPPEHFALEGFNVLQLVDVTDQEVLSELKYDLLERDVLQASDRLEQIQEKLRVLFARPALQLGIAAYDEKKKDFVDFGRKINHSFLTKQVQHNRADSGFRQIYERLLRERRPLVLSDVARADIPDDLRAQILELGIHSAILALLPYGGDTVGLLEIGSPTAGDLDEFDLEKVAQFVPLFAVAVKRNAEDLQTRIQAVMQERFTPIHPTMEWRFTDAARRLLARQDEGERGAEMESIVFADVYPLHGSCDIRGSSTARNAAIEGDLIEHLTLANRVLKKASEHRQLPILDELKFYVNKNLSRLRQGIISGDELSIYESLRQEVEPLFEYLAQHTPELRPVITAYWANIDPRLGILYKRRQAFEQSVMAINDAVSTYLDDEEAKAQAMFPHYFQRFRSDGVEYNIYVGEALVQDRPFDLVFLKNLRLWQLLTMVEITRLTHALAATLPVPLETTQLIYIHGQPLSIRFRQDERQFDVDGAYNIRYEIIKKRIDKATVLGTGERLTQPGRLALVYAQTREATEYREYIDYLQDRGLLEPGVEELELEELQGAKGLLALRVQVKL; this is encoded by the coding sequence ATGCCCGTCTCTGCTGTTGATGCCGCCGCGGCGGCCCCTTTCGTGACTGGGGCCGCGCCGGGGGGCCCCGGCCCGGGGCCCTCGGCGTTTCCCTTTGCTACGGCCCTCAGCCTGGAGCCGCTGCTGGCCTACTGGCGTGCCCGCGAAACGGATACCAACCCCGGCCTGGCGCTGCTGGCCCGCGCCATTGCCCGGCAGGCGGCACGCACGCCCGCGCTGCGGGGCCCCTTGTCCGATCCGGCGGTGCTCGACCACGCGCACGACTTACTCGAAACGATGATGCTGGCGGTGTTTCCAACCGCGGCCATGGGCTCGGCCATCAGTGGGGCCGTTCCGCCGTTTGGGCGCACGAGCTTCTACTACACGCCGCGCTTTGCCGAGGTAATGCTGAATAAGGAGCACGCCATCAAGCAGCCCCTGAATTTGGATTTGGCGCAGACGGATGTGTACATGGCGCGCATGGCCTACCAGCTCGTGCTGCACCGCGTGTACGGGGTGCAGCTGCCGGCGGCGGGGGCCATCATTTTCACGGTGCCCGACTACAAAATTGGCCTCTACCGCCACTACGGCGTCAGCATCGATTCGTCGTTCATGCAGGTGCGGGTGGTGGGCGAGGCCCCCGTGCTCACGCCGGCGCAGTGCGAGCTGCTGGGCCACCAGCGCCACAACCTGGCCGTGTGGCGTGAGCTGCTGCCGCCCGAGCACTTCGCGCTCGAAGGCTTCAACGTGCTGCAACTGGTGGACGTGACGGACCAGGAAGTGCTGTCGGAGCTGAAGTATGACCTGCTGGAGCGCGACGTGCTGCAAGCCTCCGACCGGCTCGAGCAAATCCAGGAGAAGCTGCGGGTGCTGTTTGCACGGCCGGCGTTGCAGCTTGGCATTGCCGCTTACGACGAAAAAAAGAAGGATTTCGTGGACTTCGGCCGCAAAATCAACCACAGCTTCCTCACCAAGCAGGTGCAGCACAACCGGGCCGACAGCGGCTTCCGGCAGATTTACGAGCGGCTACTGCGCGAGCGCCGCCCGCTGGTGCTCTCCGACGTGGCGCGGGCCGACATTCCGGACGACCTGCGGGCCCAGATTCTGGAGCTCGGCATCCACTCGGCCATCCTGGCCCTGCTGCCCTACGGCGGCGACACGGTGGGCCTGCTCGAAATTGGCTCGCCCACCGCGGGCGACTTGGATGAGTTTGATTTGGAGAAGGTGGCGCAGTTCGTGCCGCTGTTTGCGGTGGCCGTGAAGCGCAACGCCGAGGACCTGCAAACCCGCATCCAAGCTGTGATGCAGGAGCGGTTCACGCCCATCCACCCCACCATGGAGTGGCGCTTCACCGACGCGGCCCGCCGCCTATTGGCCCGCCAGGACGAGGGCGAGCGCGGGGCGGAAATGGAGTCCATCGTGTTTGCCGACGTGTACCCGCTGCACGGCTCCTGTGACATTCGCGGCAGCAGCACGGCCCGCAACGCGGCCATCGAGGGCGACCTCATCGAGCACCTCACCCTGGCCAACCGGGTGCTGAAAAAAGCGTCGGAGCACCGGCAGCTGCCCATTCTGGACGAGCTGAAGTTCTACGTCAACAAAAACCTAAGCCGCCTGCGCCAGGGCATTATCAGCGGCGACGAACTGAGCATCTACGAGTCGCTGCGCCAGGAAGTGGAACCCCTTTTCGAGTACCTGGCCCAGCACACTCCCGAGCTGCGGCCGGTTATCACCGCTTATTGGGCCAACATCGACCCGCGCCTGGGCATTCTCTACAAGCGCCGGCAGGCGTTCGAGCAGAGCGTGATGGCCATCAACGACGCGGTGAGCACTTACCTCGACGACGAGGAAGCCAAGGCCCAGGCCATGTTCCCGCACTATTTTCAGCGCTTTCGCTCCGACGGCGTGGAGTACAACATTTACGTGGGCGAGGCCCTGGTGCAGGACAGGCCATTCGACCTGGTGTTTCTCAAGAACCTGCGGCTGTGGCAGTTGCTGACGATGGTGGAAATCACGCGGCTCACCCACGCGCTGGCGGCCACGCTGCCCGTGCCGCTCGAAACCACCCAGCTCATCTACATCCACGGCCAGCCGCTGAGTATCCGCTTCCGGCAGGACGAGCGCCAGTTCGACGTGGACGGGGCCTACAACATCCGCTACGAAATCATCAAGAAGCGCATCGACAAGGCCACCGTGCTCGGCACCGGCGAGCGCCTCACCCAACCCGGCCGCCTGGCCCTGGTGTACGCCCAAACCCGCGAGGCCACCGAGTACCGCGAATACATCGACTACCTCCAGGACCGCGGCCTGCTGGAGCCCGGTGTGGAAGAGCTGGAGCTGGAAGAGCTGCAAGGCGCAAAAGGCCTGCTGGCCCTGCGCGTGCAAGTGAAGCTCTGA
- a CDS encoding YceI family protein, producing MKKILFPALLALAGLVAAPAAQAQTVYKLQPQLSTLGWEGKAVTHGHNGTIQFASGDLLVKDNMVVGGTTTVDMKTLKATDITDAEQQGKFVGHMSSDDFFGAEKNPTSTFKIVSVTPIKGAAATANNATIVGDMMIKGVTNRLTFPAKVGVKNGVAAATGKVTIDRTKFGLKYGSKSFFDSIGDKAIYDDFTLDFNVVAKQ from the coding sequence ATGAAAAAAATTCTTTTCCCCGCCCTGTTGGCCCTTGCCGGCCTCGTAGCCGCTCCCGCCGCCCAAGCCCAAACCGTTTACAAGCTCCAGCCCCAACTAAGCACCCTGGGTTGGGAAGGCAAAGCCGTGACCCACGGCCACAACGGCACCATCCAGTTTGCCAGCGGCGACCTGCTGGTGAAAGATAATATGGTAGTGGGCGGTACCACCACCGTGGATATGAAAACCCTGAAGGCCACCGATATTACAGACGCTGAGCAGCAGGGCAAGTTTGTGGGCCACATGAGCAGCGACGACTTCTTCGGCGCGGAAAAAAACCCGACCTCGACGTTCAAAATTGTGAGCGTTACCCCCATCAAAGGGGCGGCTGCCACGGCCAACAACGCCACCATCGTGGGCGACATGATGATCAAGGGCGTGACCAACCGCCTCACCTTCCCCGCCAAAGTGGGCGTGAAAAACGGCGTGGCTGCGGCCACCGGCAAGGTGACCATCGACCGCACCAAGTTCGGCCTGAAGTACGGTTCGAAGTCGTTTTTCGACAGCATCGGCGATAAAGCCATCTACGACGATTTCACGCTGGATTTTAACGTAGTAGCTAAGCAATAA
- a CDS encoding phosphatase PAP2 family protein, producing the protein MPNTSTSPTPPPSRWGALAGLLTAEAVGGALVFMLAFGVFFYLAREVFAEKSAVFDDWGFAQMDRLRAAAPWLTAWVFRFTFFGSVAFFVPASLLVPLVLHRRGFVRYAIELLLAMGGGLALNELLKAYFQRPRPSTALIYQYGLSFPSGHAMMSMAYYGCLAWLVVQHTGRWGWGIALVAFAVLIGLTRMYLHVHYPTDVVAGFAGGAAWLVLLRTGVRLFWKEEKKM; encoded by the coding sequence ATGCCCAACACTTCCACTTCGCCCACGCCGCCGCCGTCCCGCTGGGGGGCCCTGGCCGGCCTGCTCACCGCCGAAGCCGTGGGTGGGGCCTTGGTGTTCATGCTGGCGTTTGGGGTGTTTTTTTACCTGGCGCGCGAGGTATTTGCCGAAAAATCGGCGGTGTTCGACGATTGGGGCTTTGCCCAAATGGACCGCTTGCGGGCCGCCGCCCCGTGGCTGACGGCCTGGGTGTTCCGGTTCACGTTCTTCGGGTCGGTGGCGTTTTTCGTGCCGGCCAGCCTGCTGGTGCCGCTGGTGTTGCACCGCCGCGGCTTCGTGCGCTACGCCATCGAGCTGCTGCTAGCCATGGGCGGCGGCCTGGCCCTGAACGAGTTGCTGAAGGCCTACTTCCAGCGGCCGCGCCCGTCCACGGCCCTCATCTACCAGTACGGCCTGAGCTTCCCCAGCGGCCACGCCATGATGAGCATGGCCTACTACGGCTGCCTGGCCTGGCTGGTGGTGCAGCACACCGGTCGCTGGGGCTGGGGCATTGCGCTGGTGGCCTTCGCGGTACTCATCGGCCTCACCCGCATGTACTTGCACGTGCATTACCCCACCGACGTGGTGGCTGGTTTTGCCGGCGGGGCCGCGTGGCTGGTGCTGCTGCGCACCGGCGTGCGGCTGTTCTGGAAAGAGGAAAAGAAGATGTGA
- a CDS encoding class I SAM-dependent methyltransferase, translating to MNANSSNFHPEPPVEGSAVRLSGNFDRIAWCYDALAGLVFGGSLRAAQRAALAGLPAGAPRVLILGGGTGWVLGEVLRRRPGASVLYLEVSGPMLTRAAARLRREWPGAAGQVEFRLGTEAALKPGEQFDALVTFFVLDCFSPAALGPALARLAAARRPAAPWLLADFSRPRRGWQRALLGAMYRFFGAVAALRAQRLPDLHGALAGLGLHPAPPAYFFGGAVEGTVFRPVGPAETDA from the coding sequence TTGAACGCAAACTCGTCCAATTTTCATCCCGAACCGCCCGTTGAGGGCTCCGCAGTCCGCCTCAGCGGCAATTTTGACCGCATTGCCTGGTGCTACGACGCGCTGGCGGGCCTCGTGTTTGGCGGCAGCCTACGGGCGGCGCAGCGGGCCGCGCTGGCCGGGCTGCCCGCCGGGGCCCCGCGCGTGCTGATTTTGGGCGGCGGCACGGGCTGGGTGTTGGGGGAGGTGCTGCGCCGCCGCCCCGGCGCGTCGGTGCTCTACCTCGAAGTCTCGGGGCCCATGCTGACGCGGGCCGCCGCCCGCTTGCGCCGCGAGTGGCCGGGCGCGGCCGGGCAGGTCGAGTTCCGGCTGGGCACCGAAGCGGCGTTAAAACCCGGCGAGCAGTTCGACGCACTGGTGACGTTTTTCGTGCTCGACTGCTTTTCGCCGGCCGCGCTGGGGCCCGCCCTGGCCCGCCTGGCGGCGGCCCGGCGCCCCGCGGCGCCGTGGCTGCTGGCCGATTTCAGCCGGCCGCGGCGGGGGTGGCAGCGGGCGTTGCTGGGGGCCATGTACCGGTTTTTTGGGGCGGTGGCGGCCTTGCGCGCGCAGCGGCTGCCCGACTTGCACGGGGCCCTGGCCGGGCTGGGGCTGCACCCGGCCCCCCCGGCCTACTTTTTCGGCGGGGCAGTAGAAGGCACCGTGTTCCGGCCCGTGGGGCCAGCGGAAACGGACGCGTAA
- a CDS encoding MarR family winged helix-turn-helix transcriptional regulator, which translates to MRIEDEIKQPVFRNAYEKAIINLTYTAGWLEVRQAAVFKPFGLTLPQFNVLRILRGQHPRPATVALLIDRMLDKTSNASRIVDRLVEKQFVTRTVCPSNRRAVDIRITEAGLALLSHLETDNMLEPMRLGMGRFSEEELQQFNELLDKMRATD; encoded by the coding sequence ATGCGCATCGAAGACGAAATCAAGCAACCCGTGTTCCGCAATGCCTACGAAAAGGCCATCATCAACCTCACTTACACGGCCGGCTGGCTAGAGGTGCGGCAGGCGGCGGTCTTCAAGCCCTTTGGCCTCACGCTGCCGCAGTTCAACGTGCTGCGCATTTTGCGCGGCCAGCACCCGCGGCCGGCTACCGTGGCTTTGCTCATCGACCGGATGCTGGACAAAACCAGCAACGCCTCGCGCATTGTGGATCGGCTGGTGGAAAAGCAGTTCGTGACCCGCACTGTGTGCCCGTCCAACCGCCGCGCCGTCGACATCCGCATCACGGAAGCAGGCTTGGCACTACTCAGCCACCTCGAAACCGACAACATGCTCGAACCAATGCGCCTGGGCATGGGCCGATTTTCCGAGGAGGAGTTGCAGCAGTTCAACGAGTTACTTGATAAAATGCGGGCGACCGATTAG